A single region of the Acipenser ruthenus chromosome 57, fAciRut3.2 maternal haplotype, whole genome shotgun sequence genome encodes:
- the LOC131696751 gene encoding zinc finger protein OZF-like isoform X1, with protein sequence MMETIHIKEESPVLESVHIKEESPVLESVHIKEESPVLESVHIKEESPVLESVHIKEESPVLESVHIKEESPVLESVHIKEESPELESVHIKKVILNYNPLSSLQGSLSCVDCGKRFSLSSALKRHQKIHTGEKPYTCADCGKSFIHSQSLKLHQQIHTGEKPHVCADCGKSFIHSQNLKLHQQVHTGEKPHVCADCGKSFSQSSALKRHQRIHTGEKPYVCADCGKSFNQSGYLTKHQRIHIGEKPYVCAECGKSFNHSSTLKRHQRIHTGENQYVCADCGKSFSGSSTLQRHQRIHTGEKPYICTDCGKSFNQSGYLTKHRRTHRGEKPYVCAECGKSFTQLHTLKLHQRIHTGEKPHVCADCGKSFNQLSILKRHQRTHTGEKPYVCAECGKSYRDLQNLKLHQRIHTGEKLHPCSRCGKSFSQLAYLKTHQLIHTGEKPHRCNDCGKSFRQSSNLKMHQRIHTGEKQHVCADCGKSFRMLQTLKLHRRLHTGEKPHHCNDCGKSFRWMYSLTTHRLFHTGENPYHCTHCGKSFNASSSLKRHKCTL encoded by the coding sequence ATGATGGAGACtatccatattaaagaggagagtcctgtactagaatcagtccatattaaagaggagagtcctgtactagaatcagtccatattaaagaggagagtcctgtactagaatcagtccatattaaagaggagagtcctgtactagaatcagtccatatcaAAGAGGAGAGTCcagtactagaatcagtccatattaaagaggagagtcctgtactagaatcagtccatatcaaagaggagagtcctgaactagaatcagtccatattaaaaagGTTATTCTCAATTATAACCCCTTAAGCAGCTTGCAGGGCTCTCTTAGCTGtgttgactgtgggaagaggttcagtctgTCAAGCGCTTTGAAAAGACACCAgaaaatccacactggagagaaaccatatacctgtgctgactgtgggaagagtttcatacACTCCCAAAGCCTGAAACTTCACCAacaaatccacactggagagaaaccacatgtctgtgctgactgtgggaagagcttcataCACTCacaaaacctgaaacttcaccaaCAAGTCCAtactggagagaaaccacatgtctgtgcagactgtgggaagagtttcagtcagtcaagcgctttgaaaagacaccagcgaatccacacaggagagaaaccatatgtctgtgctgactgtgggaagagtttcaatcagtcaggCTATTTGacaaaacaccagcgaattcacattggagagaaaccatatgtttGTGCTGAGTGTGGTAAAAGTTTCAATCATTCAAGCAcattgaaaagacaccagcgaatccacactggagagaatcAATATgtgtgtgctgactgtgggaagagtttcagtgggTCAAGCACATTgcaaagacaccagcgaatccacacaggagagaaaccttatatctgtactgactgtgggaagagtttcaatcagtcaggGTATTTGACAAAACACAGGCGAAcccacagaggagagaaaccatatgtctgtgctgaGTGTGGTAAAAGTTTTACTCAGTTACACaccctgaaacttcaccagcgaatccacacaggagagaaaccacatgtctgtgctgactgtgggaagagtttcaatcagttaAGCAtattgaaaagacaccagcgaacccacacaggagagaaaccatatgtctgtgctgagtgtgggaagagttacagagatttacaaaacctgaaacttcaccagagaattcacacaggagaaaaactgCATCCATGTAGTagatgtgggaagagtttcagtcagttagcatATCTGAAAACCCACCagttaattcacacaggagagaaaccacatcgctgtaatgactgtgggaagagtttcagacagtcaagCAACTTAAAAATGCACcaacgaatccacactggagagaaacaacatgtctgtgctgattgtgggaagagtttcaggatGTTACAAACCTTGAAACTTCACCGGCGactccacactggagagaaaccacatcactgtaatgactgtgggaagagtttcagatggATGTACAGCTTGACAACGCACCGGCtattccacacaggagagaatccTTATCACTGCACTCACTGTGGGAAGTCTTTTAATGCTTCCAGTTctcttaaaagacacaaatgcaCGTTGTGA